AAATCTTAAATTTAAAAAAATATGCTTTTAAATTTTTTATTAAAAGCGTATTTTTTATTATTTGAATTGAAAAAAAAATAAATATATATTATAATAAGATGTAATAAAAAATAGAAAGAAAGGATAAATAAAACAGAAAGGAAAGATTTAATATGTTCATAAACACTTTAAAAACAGGATTTTTGATGTTTGCATTAGTCTTTTTATTCACATTTATTGGGGGACTTTTAGGAAATCAGCAAGGTGCTTTAATTGGTCTTTTAATTGCTGCCGCAATGAGTTTTTACAGCTACTGGTTCAGCGATAAAATGGTCATAAAAGCATACCGTGGTCAGCCAGTTACAAGCGCCTCTAATCCAAGATTATATAAAATTGTCCAAAGATTAGCGCAAAATGCAGAACTTCCTATGCCTAAAATATATATCGTCCCTGAAAGACAGCCAAATGCATTTGCAACTGGAAGAAATCCTCAAAATGCAGCAGTTGCCTGTACGCAAGGACTTTTGGAAATAATGGACGACAACGAACTTGCAGGGGTTTTAGGACATGAACTTGGTCATATAAAACATCGTGATATTCTAATTAGTACAATTGCTTCAACTTTTGCAGGTGCCATTGCAAATATTACAAGATTTTTACCTTATTTTTCAAATTCTGGAGATAATCGAAGAAAAAATAATAATGTAGGTTTAATTATGCTTGTTTCAATACTTGCGCCAATAGCTGCAATGATTATTCAAATGTCGATTTCAAGAAAAAGAGAATTTATGGCTGATGAAGCTGGAGCAGAATTTTCTGGAAATCCGTTGTATTTAAGAAATGCACTTATAAAATTGGAAAATTACAGTCAAGCCATTCCAATGGAAAACCAAAATCCTGCAACGGCAAACATGTTTATAATAAACCCACTTGCAAATATCGGCAAACTTCAAGATCTTTTTAGAACTCACCCTGCAACTGAAGATAGAATAAGAGAACTTGAAAAAATGGCAAGACAAAAAAACTTATTATAAAATTATTTAAAACAATTAAAACAAAAATATAAAATGGAGATTTAGTTTATGATTAGTACATTTGCTTTTTTATCGCTACTTTTAATATTTGTAAGAATTTATTCTATTTTATCGCTACTATTTTTAGATCAAAATAGAACAAAATTTGCAGAAAGAGTGACGATTTTAACATTGCTGTTTGAAGTTTTAGTAATATTTCTTTACACTTTTTTCAGCAATTCATTTAAATTTTTACTTCCCCCAGTTTTTATGCTTATAAAAACTTCGAAGTTTTTTATATTTAAAAATTTTTCTTTATTATTTTTAATATATTCTATTATAAATATATTTTTGATATTTACATTTAATTCCCAAAGTATATTTAAATTTATAAACAGATTTTTTATTGGAGTTATTTTACTTACAAATATTATTTATGGATTTTTATTAATAATGTAAAAAAAAAGATTGTCTTAAAAGTTAAACTTTTAGGACAATTTTTTTATAAAATTATTTTTACATATTATCTTGCTTTTCTAAAATTGCATTTACTTCTTCAACAATAATATCAGGATTTAATCCATGAGCTGCAATTCCTTCTCCAAGAGTCTCAGCGCTTGAAATTATGCAACCTACACATCCAAGACCATATCTCATAAGAACTTGAGCAATAATTGGATAATTTTCTACAGCTTCCATAATATTCATATCTTTTGTTACTTTTGGTGTTACCATTTTTTTCATCTCCTTAAATTATAATTTGAATTTCAAATATTTTTAAAATTATTATTTTTTTATAGTATATCAAATAAAAATTATTAAGTCAAATAATTTTTGTATAAAATAAAGATAGAAAGTGAACTACTCCCGCTTTCAGAAGCGGGAGCTTCTTGGGAAGTATCTGCTTTTGCTAGCCAAATATATTTACCAAGCTCTTCGGGCAGTCCCTGCCCTGTCTTCTTTTATTTTCCTAATATTCCAACATCAATTTTCCAATGTTTTTTATATTCAATGCCGCATTGTAATCTCTATCAATTTCAATCCCACAGCACTCACATCTATAACTTCTTTCTGTTAATTTCAGTTTCTCTTTAATGTTTCCACATTTACTGCAAGTTTTCGATGACGGAAACCACTTATCTATCTTCAAAAATTGTTTTCCTAAAAACATCAATTTATACTCAAGCATTCTCAAAAACATTCCCCATCCATTATCTCCGACACTTTTTCCAAAATTTAATGCCTGGCTCATCCCTTTCATATTCAAATCTTCGACAACCACAGCATTATATATTTCAGACAATTTTTTCGATAATTTATGCAAAAAATCTCTTCGACAATTTTTGATATACTCATGTAATTTTGATATTTTCATTTTTTGTTTATACCAATTTTTAGAAAATCTCACTTTTCTTGATAATGATTTCTGTAATTTTTTCAATTTTTTCTCCAGCATTCTAAAATATTTTGGATAATCAGCTCTTTGGTTTTCAGAACTGACAAATAATTCAGACATTGAAAAATCAAGTCCAATTACTTTATCATTACTTGGTATTTTTTGAATTTCTTTTTCAAATTCTGTCAAAACCGAAACATAATAACTTCCATTGCTGTTTGTCAATGTTACCGACTTTATTTTATAATCCTTTGGTATTTCTCTATGATATTTCAATTTTACTTTTTTCAATTTTGGCAAAACTAAATATTTGTTTTCCTCAATTCGTATCGAATTATTCACACAATTTGTCGTGTAACTTTTAACACTAGTCTTTTTAGATTTGAACTTTGGAAACTTCGCTCTCTTTTGAAAAAAATTCGTAAACGATCGTTTTACATTCAATTGAGCATTTGAAAGTGCCAAGCTGTCCACTTCTTTCAAAAATTGATTTTCACTTTTCAAACTGGCAGGTGTAATTATTTTATTTTTTCCAGTTTCTTCATAAATTTTATTCGCAATATGCAAAATCGTATTGTAAACAAAACGAACACATCCAAAAGTCTTATTTATCAACAATTCTTGCTCTTTATTTGGATAAATTCTGTATTTGAATGCTAAATTATATTTCATAAAATTACACCCCCTTTTGATTTTGAATATTATTTTAATTATTTTTTTAGAAATTTTATTATTTATAACTTCTCTTCAATATTTTATACAAAAAAAAAAGCAATTCATCTCCCGCTTGTAGAAGCCGAAGACTTCTTGCTATCTTTTGTTAAAAAGGATTGAACGAAAATCAATTCAATCCCACATAAATTTATTTATATTTTTTGCTATTAACTATCTAATTATTTAATTATTTAATTATTTAATTGCATCTTCATATCTTTTAGCAACTTTATCCCAATTAATTACATTGAAAAATGCAGAAATATAATCAGGTCTTCTATTTTGATAGTTTAAATAATATGCATGTTCCCAAACATCAATTGCCAAAATAGGTGTTCCTTGTGAACAACTGCAAGGTGTAACATTGGACATAAGTGGACAATCTTGATTTGCTGTTGAAGTAACTTTTAATTTACCTTCTCCGTTTACTACTAACCAAGCCCATCCTGAACCAAATCTTGTTGCTGCAGCTTTTGAAAATTCATCTTTAAAATTTTCAAAACTTCCGAATGTTTCTTCAATTTTTTCTAATAATTTTCCTGTTGGCTTACCACCAGCATTAGGCCCCATTATATCAAAATATAAATTGTGGTTATAAAATCCTCCACCGTTATTTCTAACAGCTCCTCTAATTCCTTCTGGCAATGCATCTAAATTTTTTAAAATTTCTTCAATTGGTTTTTCCAAAAACTCAGGCGCATTATTTTTTAGAGTTTCATTTAAATTGTTTGTATATGTCGCATGGTGTTTCCCATAATGTATTTCCATTGTCTTTGCATCTATATTTGGTTCCAATGCGTTAAAATCATATGCTAATTCTATTTGCTTAAACATAATTATCACTTCCTTTTTTTGTATATAATATATTTTAACATATTATTCTTATAAAATCAATAAAAATTTATATTTTTTATTGATTTGTTATTATTACATTTTTAAACAAATAAAATACTGATTTTTTTTACTCTTTCACAATATAACCTACACTTCTTACAGTTCTTATGATTTTTTCATCATATCCTTTGTCAATTTTTGTTCTTAAAAAGTTTACATACACATCTACTATATTACTTTCAGAAACAAAGTCAATATCCCATATTTTTTCTGAAATCATTGTTCTTGTAAGTACTCTATTTTTATTTCTCAAAAAATATTCTAATAATAAAAATTCTTTATTTGTTAACTCAATTTCATTTCCAGCTCTTTTTACTTCTCTATTTGCAGGATTTAATGTCAAGTCATATGCTGTCAAAATTCCCATTTCATCTTCTGTTAATTTTTTATTTAGAATTCTAACAATCGATTTGAATTTTGCAGAAATTTCTTCCAATCTAAAATCATTATAAACATAGTCGTCTATTCCGTTTAATAAGGCTTCTGTCTTTGAATATCTGTCATCTTGTTCTATTGATAAAATTATATAGCTTTGTCTTTTATATTTTAACACGCTGTCGATTGAATACTGAAAATCTTCAAATGAATTTGTGTCTAAAAATGCTATGTCCAATGCTTCATTTTTCATAGAATCCAACAATTGTTCTTCTGTTTCTGCCAATATTACATTGAAACTTAATTCTTTTAATAGTTGTCCAACAACCATTCTCGTTTTTTCATTTTGTTAAATACTAGTACTTTCATTTTCGTCTCTCGCTTTCTTTATGTTATTTGAAATTTTTTGTTAGCTTGTCACTTTTTTTATAATTTTTTCAATAATATCGTTCATTTTTCTTGAGGCTAATGAATCGTTTGAAATAAACGGCAATCCATTATCACCTGATTCAACAATATTGGCATCTAGTGGTACAGAACCTAAAAATTCTGTTTTTGTTTCTTTTGCAACTTTTTCTATCCCACCTTTTTTAAATATATGTACTTCTTTATTACAGTCAGGACACACAAATCCACTCATATTTTCAATCATTCCCAAAACATTCAAATTAATCAATTTTGCAAATTTCAGCGCTCTTTTTGAATCTAAAATCGAAACATTTTGTGGTGTTGAAACTACCAAAGCATTTGCCCCTTTTATATTTTGTGCAATGGCTAATGTTTCATCTCCAGTTCCAGGCGGCAAATCGACGATTAAAAAATCTATCTCTTTCCATTCAATTCCTTCTAACAACTCCATTATTGCAGTCATTTTTTGAGGTCCTTTCCAAATTACAGGATCATCGTCAGGAATGAAAAAACTTAGTGAAGAAATATACAAATTATCCGAAACTTTAAGCGGCTCAGAAATTTTAGAAAGTTTTTTTCCTTCCACTCCAAACATAATTGGGACATTTGGACCATGTAGATCTGCATCTAGGACGCCAACTCTATATCCTTTGATTGATAGTCCATAAGCTAGATTTATTGCTGTAGTAGTCTTTCCAACTCCTCCTTTTCCGCTCATTACAACTATTTTATGCTTGATTTTATCCATCTTAGCATCTATTTTCTGCTTTCTTTCCAACAAAATAGCATTTTTGTCTGGCACAGTTTTTCCTCCTCTCTTCTCAATTTTATCGTTAAAACCTTCTCTACTTTATTAAACCATAATCTTAATAAAAACTCAAGTTATTTTTTCTAAAATTTGTATTTTTTTTTAATATTTATTTTTTTTATTTTTATAAAATAATACTGGACTATTTTTTTAGTTTTTTATATAATATTTATATAAAATTTTAAATTAAATTTAGAAAGATTTAGAAAAAATTAGAAAAATTTAGATTAGAAAGGATTGTTATTTATGAAAAATAAGATTTTAAAAAATTATAATAAAAAAATTTTACTTTTTTTTATTTTTTTTATATTTTCTTTAGTCTTGTCTGCACAATCATCGGCAGAAAAATATAAATGGTATTCTCCCAGAGAAATAATTGAAAATATGGATAAATTGCAGCCTGGAGATATTCTTGTACTATCCAAAGGTTCAAGTTTTCGAACTATGTGGGGACATGCCGCCATATTAAATGAGCACAAAAAAATTGTGGAATTTCCAACATATTCAATTGGATACAGTGAAAGTCCACTCTACACTTGGCAAAATTTAAAAAGAGAAGTTGCTGTATTCAGATTAAAAAATATTGACGATAATTTTAAAAAAGCTCTTTTTCACGAAATGGATGAAACAACCACAAAACCTTATGGAATAACTTTTAATAAAAACTTTGACAAAAGACTTTATTGTTCACAATTTGTCTATATTGTATTTAAAAAAGCTGGACTCAGAGTTGGAAAAAATATCAATCTTGACTCAAATGGTGGTGGAATGGTTATGCCTTATGATATTATGAATTCAAATCTTCTTGAAAATGTTATTTTTTAATAACTAAATATTTTTTTAAATAAAAAAACTGACTTAAAATTAAAATTCTAGGTCAGTTTTTTTTGTTAAAGATTTTCCAATTCTTTTAAATCATACGGTGTATTTTGATAAACATGATGATTAACCCAATTTGAAAAAAGTAAATTTGCATGTCCTCGCCAAACAAACGGCGGAACTTTTTCAGGATCATCGTTTGGATAATAGTTAAATGGAACTTCTATTTTTTTACCCAATTTTACATCTCTTTCGTATTCTTTTGCCAAAGTCATTCTATCGTATTCTAAATGTCCCATAATAAAAACATCTCTTTTATCTTTAGTTCTTACAATACTAACTCCAGATTCTTTAGAATTTTCCAGTATTTCCAATTCTGGCACTTTTTCAATGTCTTCAGCTCTTACTTCCGTATGTCGTGACTGCGGCATATTAAAAATTTCATCAAAACCACGAAGCAGCATTGTGTGACAAACATTTATTTTTAATGGATAAATTCCAAAAAGCTTTTTTTCCAATTTATATTTTTTAATTCCATAATGATAGTATAAAGTGGCTTGTGCTCCCCAGCAAATTGAAATTGTAGAAAATACATGCTTTTTACTCCATTCCATAATTTTTGTAAGTTCGTTCCAGTAAATCACTTCTTCAAATTCTAAATTTTCCACAGGAGCTCCCGTTATGATTAAGCCGTCAAAATAGTCATCTTTTATGTCGTCAAATGTTTTATAAAAATTTGCCATATGTTCTTTTGAAGTATTTTTTGAAACATATGAAGCCATTTTCAAAAATGTAACTTCAATTTGAAGCGGTGTGTTGCTAAGAAGTCTTAAAAGCTGAGTTTCAGTTTCAATTTTTGTTGGCATCAAATTTACTATTACAAATTTTAAAGGTCGAATATCTTGTGACAATGCTCTACTTTCTTTCATTACAAAGATATTCTCTTTCGCTAAAATCTCCACTGCTGGTAAGTTATTAGGTATTTTTATAGGCATTGTATATTATTCCCCTTTCTGATTAATGTCTACTTTTATTAAAATTTAAATTAACTTTCTCTAAGTGACATCGGCATTGTAAAATAAAGCGAATTTGGATTACTTTCATCTTTTATAATAACTGAACTTTTTTCATTTAGCAATTCTAAAACTGTGACTTTTCCTTGTATTGTAGAAATGTAGTCAATCAAAAATCTGACATTTAACGAAATTTTCAAATTTTCTCCTTCTTGAATAGTTATTATTTCTTCTTTTATTCTAGCATTGTCATTTGTCCCTTTAAGCGTCAATTTATTGTTTTCAAATCTAAAAGTTGCTCCATTTTTAAATTCTTTATTTTCTTTAACAAAAAGAGATGCTCTTTTTAAAATTGATAAAAAATCTTTTGTATTCAAAAGAACTTTTTTGTCATGTTTTGAATTATTTAAAATTGATTTATAATCTGGAAATTGCAAATCTATTGTTCTTGTCAAAATTTCTACATTAGAAAATTTAAAATAAACTTTTGAACCATCTGATTTTAACATTATTTCACTTTCTTCCATCAATTTCATAATTTTTATAAGTCCATCAATTGTTTTTAACGGAATACTTACAATTAAATCTTCTTTGTTTCTTTGATTTTCTTCTAATTCTTCTTCAATATAAGTAAGTCTATATGAATCCGATGAAATTAATTTTAATTTATTTTCTTCTATTTCTAAACGAATACAATTTACCGCTAAATTTTCAACATCTGTAGAAGCCGAAATTTTTACATTTTCAATATAATTTAATAATTTTTCTTTTGAAAATATGTATTCCACTCCATATTCAAGTTTTGATTGGATTGGATAATTTTCTGCAGAATAAAGTGAAAAATTCGCATCTGTTGAGCTAGTTTTTATAACCAGCATTCCATCGTCTTCTATAAGTGCAATTTTTTCATCAGAAATTTGTTTCAAAAACTCTTCGATTAATTCATGTTTTATTACAATTTTTCCATGTTCTTCTATTTGAGCTTCAATCTCAGTATTTATTGATAACTCCAAGTCAGTTCCTCTCAAAACCGCTCTATTTTCAAAAGTTTCAATATAAATTCCAGATAAAACTTCTCTAATACTATTTTCTGTTACAGCTTTTTCAACAATGTTAATCGCTTTTAACAATGCTTTTCTGTCAACCGTTATATTTAACATAATTAATTTCACCTCTTTAATTTTATAATATATCTTTATATTTTTTTAAATGTTCTTTCAACTTTGTTATAGATTTTTTTTCTATTTGCCGAACTCGTTCCCGAGTAATTCCCATCATTTCTCCAATTTCTTTCAAAGTGTAAATTTTATTATTGTAAAGTCCATATCTGTACTCCAATATTATCTTTTCCCTCTCTGATAGAACATTATTCAGTAATTCTCTCATTTCCAGTAATTGATCTTCTTTTATAATTTTTTCTTCAACATCGTCATTTTTACCAATCACATCTTCCAAAAAAATATTATCTCCTACCACTTCATTTAATGAGATCATATCTTGAAATTCATTCATAAGTAAAACCACTTTATTTTCTTTTAGGTCAATTTTTTTGGCAATATAACTAGTTGATGGCATTTCACCGTGAGTCGCCATGTAATCTTTCATAACTTTATTTACTTTTGATAGTTGCTCGTATTTATAAGACGGTATTCTAATGTCCCGACCAATATTTATGATCGCTTTTTTAATAGACTGTTTTATCCACCAAACTGCATATGTACTAAATCTGTGACCTTTTTCATAATCAAATTTATTTATCGCTTTTATTAATCCAATATTCCCTTCACTTATTAAATCTATTAATGGAAGTCCATTTCCCAGAGATTTTTTGGCGGTACTTATCACTAATCTTAAATTTGATAATATTAATAACTGTCTTGCCTGTTCATCATTTTCTTCTTTTATCCTTCTTAATAAATCATATTCTTCCTCTTTTGAAAGCAAGTCAAACTTTTGAATATCACTTAAGTATAACGACATCAAATTTAAATTATTGTTTTCTTCCATTTCACACTCCCATTTTTTTTAATTTGAAAATTCTGATTTTAAATCTCTACTCATAAATGTCTTCTCCAAATCAGCTACTGGCTTTCCTTTGTAAATAACTTCGTAAAGCGCAGTAAAGATAGGTGCATTCAAATTATTTTCTTTTATTATTTTATAAAGTGCCTTAATTGTTTCAGCACCTTCAGATACCATTTTCATATTTTTTATTATATCTTCTATTTTTTCGCCATGTCCTAATTTTTCTCCCACATATCGATTTCGACTATGTTTGCTTGTACAAGTTACAATAATATCTCCCAAGCCAGATAGTCCCATAAATGTTTTGGGATTTGCATTATAATATTTTGCGATTTCAAACATTTCATTTAATCCACGAGTTATTAGTGCGGCTTTTGTGTTATCTCCGTAACCTAGACCATCGGCAATTCCAGCTGCTATTGCAAGGCAGTTTTTTAACGCTCCAGCAAGTTCTGCTCCCATCAGATCAGTTCCTGTATAAACTCTGAAATAATTGTTACTAAATGTTTTTTGGACAACTTGTGCTGCTTTTTCATCTTTTGATACTGAAAGTATCGCCGATGGCAATTTTTGCGCTACTTCTTCTGCATGAGTTGGTCCAGCTAATAAAACATAACTGTAACTTTTACTTTCTAATTCTTCATCCACTATTTCAGAAATTCTCTTTTTAGTAGAAATTTCTAATCCTTTCGCAACATTTACTAATATTATATTATAATTTAAAAAATTTTTCAATCTTTTTAAAATACCTCTTAAAAATTGTGTTGGCGTTGCAAGTAATAAAATATCTATTTTTCCATATTTATCTTTATTTGTCAAAATTTCTCCATAATCATCCACAATATTTAACTCATCTGGAAATTTTATCCCTTTTAAGAAATTTGGATTTGTCTTTGTAGTTTTCATAATATTTCTAACTTCTTCGTTGTGTTCCCACAAATATACTTTATGTCCATTTTCAACCAACAACTTTGAAAGGCAGCTTCCCCAACTTCCACCACCTATTACCAAAATATTTTTTTTATCTTCTGACATTGCTTTTACCTACTTTCCTTTTTTATTTTTTAAGCTAAATTTTGATTCAGTTCCATTTTTTAATCTTTCGATATTGCTTTTATGTTTTAAAATTATTAATATTGCTATTAAAATTCCTAAAAATGTATAAATTAAAATATCTCTATACATTAAAAATATAAATATCGGAAGCGATATTGCTGCACAAATTGAAGAAAGTGACACATATCTAAAAATTGCAAAAACTATAAAAAATACAATTGCTGCAAATAATATCGCTTTTGGAACGAGTATTACAAAAACTCCAAGTGTCGTAGCAACAGCTTTTCCACCTTTAAATTTCAAAAATATAGAAAAGATATGTCCCAATATCGCACAAATTCCAACTAACACAAAATCTAAATTTGTAATATTTGTCAGATTTTGAAAAAAATCCATTCTCAAGCTAACTGCAATTAATGTTGGAACA
This genomic stretch from Leptotrichia sp. oral taxon 218 harbors:
- the htpX gene encoding zinc metalloprotease HtpX, which codes for MFINTLKTGFLMFALVFLFTFIGGLLGNQQGALIGLLIAAAMSFYSYWFSDKMVIKAYRGQPVTSASNPRLYKIVQRLAQNAELPMPKIYIVPERQPNAFATGRNPQNAAVACTQGLLEIMDDNELAGVLGHELGHIKHRDILISTIASTFAGAIANITRFLPYFSNSGDNRRKNNNVGLIMLVSILAPIAAMIIQMSISRKREFMADEAGAEFSGNPLYLRNALIKLENYSQAIPMENQNPATANMFIINPLANIGKLQDLFRTHPATEDRIRELEKMARQKNLL
- a CDS encoding DUF1858 domain-containing protein, which gives rise to MVTPKVTKDMNIMEAVENYPIIAQVLMRYGLGCVGCIISSAETLGEGIAAHGLNPDIIVEEVNAILEKQDNM
- a CDS encoding RNA-guided endonuclease TnpB family protein, translating into MKYNLAFKYRIYPNKEQELLINKTFGCVRFVYNTILHIANKIYEETGKNKIITPASLKSENQFLKEVDSLALSNAQLNVKRSFTNFFQKRAKFPKFKSKKTSVKSYTTNCVNNSIRIEENKYLVLPKLKKVKLKYHREIPKDYKIKSVTLTNSNGSYYVSVLTEFEKEIQKIPSNDKVIGLDFSMSELFVSSENQRADYPKYFRMLEKKLKKLQKSLSRKVRFSKNWYKQKMKISKLHEYIKNCRRDFLHKLSKKLSEIYNAVVVEDLNMKGMSQALNFGKSVGDNGWGMFLRMLEYKLMFLGKQFLKIDKWFPSSKTCSKCGNIKEKLKLTERSYRCECCGIEIDRDYNAALNIKNIGKLMLEY
- a CDS encoding superoxide dismutase; its protein translation is MFKQIELAYDFNALEPNIDAKTMEIHYGKHHATYTNNLNETLKNNAPEFLEKPIEEILKNLDALPEGIRGAVRNNGGGFYNHNLYFDIMGPNAGGKPTGKLLEKIEETFGSFENFKDEFSKAAATRFGSGWAWLVVNGEGKLKVTSTANQDCPLMSNVTPCSCSQGTPILAIDVWEHAYYLNYQNRRPDYISAFFNVINWDKVAKRYEDAIK
- a CDS encoding response regulator transcription factor, with the protein product MVVGQLLKELSFNVILAETEEQLLDSMKNEALDIAFLDTNSFEDFQYSIDSVLKYKRQSYIILSIEQDDRYSKTEALLNGIDDYVYNDFRLEEISAKFKSIVRILNKKLTEDEMGILTAYDLTLNPANREVKRAGNEIELTNKEFLLLEYFLRNKNRVLTRTMISEKIWDIDFVSESNIVDVYVNFLRTKIDKGYDEKIIRTVRSVGYIVKE
- a CDS encoding Mrp/NBP35 family ATP-binding protein → MPDKNAILLERKQKIDAKMDKIKHKIVVMSGKGGVGKTTTAINLAYGLSIKGYRVGVLDADLHGPNVPIMFGVEGKKLSKISEPLKVSDNLYISSLSFFIPDDDPVIWKGPQKMTAIMELLEGIEWKEIDFLIVDLPPGTGDETLAIAQNIKGANALVVSTPQNVSILDSKRALKFAKLINLNVLGMIENMSGFVCPDCNKEVHIFKKGGIEKVAKETKTEFLGSVPLDANIVESGDNGLPFISNDSLASRKMNDIIEKIIKKVTS
- a CDS encoding YiiX/YebB-like N1pC/P60 family cysteine hydrolase, whose amino-acid sequence is MKNKILKNYNKKILLFFIFFIFSLVLSAQSSAEKYKWYSPREIIENMDKLQPGDILVLSKGSSFRTMWGHAAILNEHKKIVEFPTYSIGYSESPLYTWQNLKREVAVFRLKNIDDNFKKALFHEMDETTTKPYGITFNKNFDKRLYCSQFVYIVFKKAGLRVGKNINLDSNGGGMVMPYDIMNSNLLENVIF
- the metA gene encoding homoserine O-succinyltransferase, producing MPIKIPNNLPAVEILAKENIFVMKESRALSQDIRPLKFVIVNLMPTKIETETQLLRLLSNTPLQIEVTFLKMASYVSKNTSKEHMANFYKTFDDIKDDYFDGLIITGAPVENLEFEEVIYWNELTKIMEWSKKHVFSTISICWGAQATLYYHYGIKKYKLEKKLFGIYPLKINVCHTMLLRGFDEIFNMPQSRHTEVRAEDIEKVPELEILENSKESGVSIVRTKDKRDVFIMGHLEYDRMTLAKEYERDVKLGKKIEVPFNYYPNDDPEKVPPFVWRGHANLLFSNWVNHHVYQNTPYDLKELENL
- the dnaN gene encoding DNA polymerase III subunit beta produces the protein MLNITVDRKALLKAINIVEKAVTENSIREVLSGIYIETFENRAVLRGTDLELSINTEIEAQIEEHGKIVIKHELIEEFLKQISDEKIALIEDDGMLVIKTSSTDANFSLYSAENYPIQSKLEYGVEYIFSKEKLLNYIENVKISASTDVENLAVNCIRLEIEENKLKLISSDSYRLTYIEEELEENQRNKEDLIVSIPLKTIDGLIKIMKLMEESEIMLKSDGSKVYFKFSNVEILTRTIDLQFPDYKSILNNSKHDKKVLLNTKDFLSILKRASLFVKENKEFKNGATFRFENNKLTLKGTNDNARIKEEIITIQEGENLKISLNVRFLIDYISTIQGKVTVLELLNEKSSVIIKDESNPNSLYFTMPMSLRES
- a CDS encoding RNA polymerase sigma factor RpoD/SigA produces the protein MEENNNLNLMSLYLSDIQKFDLLSKEEEYDLLRRIKEENDEQARQLLILSNLRLVISTAKKSLGNGLPLIDLISEGNIGLIKAINKFDYEKGHRFSTYAVWWIKQSIKKAIINIGRDIRIPSYKYEQLSKVNKVMKDYMATHGEMPSTSYIAKKIDLKENKVVLLMNEFQDMISLNEVVGDNIFLEDVIGKNDDVEEKIIKEDQLLEMRELLNNVLSEREKIILEYRYGLYNNKIYTLKEIGEMMGITRERVRQIEKKSITKLKEHLKKYKDIL
- a CDS encoding NAD(P)H-dependent glycerol-3-phosphate dehydrogenase, with product MSEDKKNILVIGGGSWGSCLSKLLVENGHKVYLWEHNEEVRNIMKTTKTNPNFLKGIKFPDELNIVDDYGEILTNKDKYGKIDILLLATPTQFLRGILKRLKNFLNYNIILVNVAKGLEISTKKRISEIVDEELESKSYSYVLLAGPTHAEEVAQKLPSAILSVSKDEKAAQVVQKTFSNNYFRVYTGTDLMGAELAGALKNCLAIAAGIADGLGYGDNTKAALITRGLNEMFEIAKYYNANPKTFMGLSGLGDIIVTCTSKHSRNRYVGEKLGHGEKIEDIIKNMKMVSEGAETIKALYKIIKENNLNAPIFTALYEVIYKGKPVADLEKTFMSRDLKSEFSN
- the plsY gene encoding glycerol-3-phosphate 1-O-acyltransferase PlsY, with translation MKVIILMIVSYLLGSIPNALWIGKVFCGIDVREHGSKNTGSTNAARVLGAKWGLLTLALDILKGLVPTLIAVSLRMDFFQNLTNITNLDFVLVGICAILGHIFSIFLKFKGGKAVATTLGVFVILVPKAILFAAIVFFIVFAIFRYVSLSSICAAISLPIFIFLMYRDILIYTFLGILIAILIILKHKSNIERLKNGTESKFSLKNKKGK